Proteins encoded by one window of Fusarium graminearum PH-1 chromosome 1, whole genome shotgun sequence:
- a CDS encoding chitin synthase 4, with translation MSLPERPGASQAYNQRSVYRNSPSRRSRPVDIETGGYHAVDNQASHQRGKSGSSFAESIGINSNTESMPLSPTSPDGQSRHAGPEQPISRKRSLIRPERNRIDRDHRNYHYHKHAAHMNVLPSSTGNDPIYEDFEASTERTNSNYNEGGSDGSPRQRRTVSGDHEKSAAVASTLPTPDRTKSGKIKRKSRRHSKPPKRIEEQLRPPTFWNVYCAIVTFWAPGFIMKCCGMPTRAQQRAWREKMGLISIILIIMAIVGFLTFGFTATVCGAPQERLRVNKVDGGNMIFHGVAYDLSESHHPPAQGMPLRSDGLGPNVLYDLPEKNAGKDGSFLFQNVNGRCKGLITLAKGSDVPTNDDGDLAWYFPCKTFNQDGSSKVNTTTPYYSGYGCHTTLDSRNAFYLDLKGAADVYFTWDDIKNKSRNLVVYSGNVLDLDLLKWFNSTQVDIPERFKELRDKNSAVNKAIRGRDVTRMFQSSSDKKYAQCFEEIIKVGSVDTETIGCIASKIVLYCALALILSVVGVRFFLAIIFQWFICRKYAPTKTSQSSDRRKRNKQIEDWSEDIYRAPIRLPGDVGSTVYGSSDRSSKRASFLPTTSRFSSVGGPDIRSQGGRRMPTTMASQSTSNQLLTPNSMFKQGNDSRASFLRTDPYSSTPTDGPGPAGFIHDAVVPQPPSDWMPFGFPLAHTMCLVTAYSEGEEGIRTTLDSIATTDYPNSHKVIVVICDGIIKGQGETMSTPDVCLGMLKDHSIPPDMVEPFSYVAVASGSKRHNMAKIYCGFYDYGKNSRIPADRQQRVPMMVVVKCGTPDEASKSKPGNRGKRDSQIILMSFLQKVMFDERMTELEYEMFNGLWKVTGISPDYYEIILMVDADTKVFPDSLTHMISAMVKDPEIMGLCGETKIANKRDSWVTAIQVFEYFVSHHLAKSFESVFGGVTCLPGCFCMYRIKAPKGGHNYWVPILANPDIVEHYSENVVETLHEKNLYLLGEDRFLTTLMLRTFPKRKQVFIPQAVCKTTVPDEFMVLLSQRRRWINSTIHNLMELVLVRDLCGTFCFSMQFIIFVELVGTLVLPAAIAFTFYVAHSWSYIVWMLIYLLALPIWNFVLPTYAFWKFDDFSWGETRKTAGEKTKKAGLEYEGEFDSSKITMKRWAEFERDKRSRSGYWGSRENVIGGGGQTWTSPPGHQYNEEYYSDA, from the exons ATGTCGCTTCCTGAACGGCCGGGCGCAAGCCAGGCCTACAATCAGCGCAGTGTTTACCGCAACTCACCATCGCGACGCTCGAGACCAGTCGACATCGAGACTGGTGGCTATCATGCAGTCGACAATCAGGCTTCACACCAACGTGGGAAATCCGGTTCCTCCTTCGCTGAGTCCATCGGTATTAATTCGAATACAGAGAGCATGCCTCTGTCGCCCACATCCCCCGATGGCCAGTCGCGCCACGCCGGTCCAGAACAGCCCATTTCTCGGAAAAGAAGTTTGATTCGTCCTGAGAGAAACAGAATTGATAGAGACCACCGGAACTACCACTACCACAAGCACGCTGCTCATATGAATGTCCTTCCGTCTTCAACAGGAAACGACCCCATCTATGAGGACTTTGAAGCGTCAACAGAGCGGACCAACTCGAACTACAACGAGGGCGGCTCAGATGGTTCTCCACGACAAAGGCGAACTGTTAGTGGCGACCACGAGAAGAgtgctgctgttgcatcCACTCTTCCTACACCAGATCGCACAAAGTCAGGTAAGATAAAGAGAAAATCGAGGCGCCATTCGAAACCGCCCAAGCGAATCGAGGAGCAGCTTCGGCCGCCTACTTTCTGGAATGTCTACTGTGCAATCGTCACCTTTTGGGCCCctggcttcatcatgaagtgCTGTGGTATGCCAACAAGGGCACAACAGCGAGCTTGGCGTGAAAAGATGGGTCTCATCAgtatcatcctcatcattaTGGCCATTGTCGGGTTTCTCACTTTCGGATTCACTGCCACCGTTTGTGGTGCTCCTCAGGAGCGATTGCGCGTCAACAAGGTTGACGGCGGTAACATGATCTTCCATGGTGTTGCCTACGACTTGTCCGAATCGCATCATCCTCCAGCACAGGGTATGCCCCTTCGGAGTGACGGGTTGGGCCCCAATGTTCTTTACGATCTTCCAGAGAAGAACGCGGGCAAGGACGGTAGCTTTTTGTTCCAGAACGTTAACGGCCGATGCAAGGGCCTGATTACACTTGCTAAAGGCTCGGATGTCCCTACAAATGACGACGGCGATCTGGCTTGGTACTTCCCTTGCAAAACCTTTAATCAGGACGGCTCAAGCAAGGTTAACACGACCACACCCTATTATTCTGGTTATGGTTGCCACACGACCCTCGACTCTCGAAACGCATTCTATCTCGACTTGAAGGGTGCTGCAGATGTGTACTTCACCTGggacgacatcaagaacaagtctcGCAACCTTGTCGTTTACTCTGGCAACGTCCTGgatctcgatcttctcaaatGGTTCAACTCGACTCAGGTTGACATTCCCGAGCGTTTTAAAGAGCTCCGAGACAAGAACTCGGCGGTCAACAAAGCCATTCGGGGCCGTGATGTCACTCGCATGTTCCAGTCTTCCTCAGACAAGAAGTATGCGCAGTGTTTCGAGGAGATTATCAAGGTTGGATCTGTCGATACCGAGACAATCGGATGCATTGCTTCCAAGATTGTTCTTTACTGCGCACTAGCTCTTATTCTCTCAGTTGTTGGTGTTAGGtttttcttggccatcatcttccaATGGTTCATTTGCCGCAAGTATGCGCCAACCAAGACGTCTCAGAGCTCCGACCGCAGAAAGCGCAACAAGCAGATTGAAGATTGGTCAGAGGATATTTACCGCGCCCCTATTAGATTGCCTGGCGATGTCGGAAGCACGGTTTACGGCTCGTCCGACCGAAGTAGCAAACGCGCATCGTTTCTCCCTACCACCTCTCGATTCTCATCTGTTGGTGGCCCCGATATCAGGTCGCAAGGAGGGCGACGCATGCCAACCACCATGGCTAGCCAAAGTACCTCAAATCAACTACTCACGCCAAACTCCATGTTCAAGCAGGGCAATGATAGCCGTGCCAGCTTCCTTCGCACCGACCCCTACTCAAGCACACCTACCGATGGTCCCGGCCCTGCTGgcttcatccatgatgcCGTGGTTCCTCAGCCTCCCTCTGACTGGATGCCTTTTGGTTTCCCATTGGCTCATACGATGTGCCTGGTTACTGCGTACtctgaaggagaagaaggtatCCGAACTACTCTGGACTCAATTGCAACTACCGATTATCCCAACAGTCACAAGGTCATCGTTGTTATTTGCGATGGTATCATCAAGGGCCAAGGCGAGACCATGTCAACGCCGGATGTCTGCTTGGGTATGCTGAAGGACCACTCCATTCCTCCCGACATGGTTGAGCCGTTCTCATACGTGGCTGTTGCCAGTGGTTCCAAGCGAcacaacatggccaagatctATTGTGGTTTCTATGACTATGGCAAGAACTCTCGCATCCCGGCCGATCGTCAACAACGCGTGCCTATGATGGTCGTTGTCAAGTGTGGAACTCCTGACGAAGCCTCCAAGTCGAAGCCTGGTAACCGTGGAAAGAGAGACAGTCAGATCATTCTCATGTCTTTCCTTCAAAAGGTCATGTTTGATGAACGAATGACAGAACTCGAGTACGAAATGTTCAACGGTTTATGGAAGGTGACTGGCATCTCGCCAGACTATTACGAAATTATCCTCATGGTTGATGCCGACACAAAGGTATTCCCGGACAGTTTGACTCACATGATTTCTGCTATGGTCAAGGATCCTGAGATCATGGGTCTTTGCGGTGAAACCAAGATTGCCAACAAACGAGACAGTTGGGTCACAGCCATTCAAGTGTTTGAGTACTTtgtctctcatcatcttgccaaGTCTTTCGAAtctgtctttggtggtgttaCTTGCTTGCCCGGTTGTTTCTGTATGTATCGCATCAAGGCCCCCAAGGGTGGCCACAACTACTGGGTTCCCATCCTGGCCAACCCCGACATTGTCGAGCATTACTCCGAGAACGTGGTTGAGACCTTGCACGAGAAGAATTTGTATCTCCTGGGTGAGGATCGCTTCCTGACAACTCTGATGCTCCGAACATTCCCCAAGCGAAAGCAGGTATTCATTCCACAGGCCGTGTGCAAAACAACTGTCCCCGATGAGTTCATGGTTCTCCTTTCTCAAAGACGCCGATGGATCAACTCGACTATTCACAACCTCATGGAACTGGTTCTGGTCCGTGATCTTTGCGGTACATTTTGCTTCTCTATGCAGTTCATCATTTTTGTCGAACTGGTCGGTACTCTGGTCCTGCCCGCTGCCATTGCGTTCACTTTCTATGTTG CCCACTCGTGGTCTTACATCGTGTGGATGCTTATCTACCTGCTTGCATTGCCAATCTGGAACTTTGTCCTACCGACTTATGCATTCTGGAAGTTCGATGACTTTTCCTGGGGTGAAACCCGAAAGACAGCTGGCGAGAAGACTAAGAAGGCTGGTCTTGAATACGAGGGTGAATTTGACAGCAGCAAAATCACAATGAAGCGATGGGCCGAGTTTGAGCGCGACAAGCGGTCAAGAAGTGGCTACTGGGGCTCGCGTGAAAACGTGATCGGCGGTGGTGGACAAACCTGGACAAGCCCTCCAGGCCACCAGTATAATGAGGAGTATTACTCTGATGCTTAA